From a region of the Mercurialis annua linkage group LG1-X, ddMerAnnu1.2, whole genome shotgun sequence genome:
- the LOC126679083 gene encoding uncharacterized protein LOC126679083 yields the protein MSGDPSDREEGVGYDDDNVDMDEPSAEFYVVRPRPDESAEVGEVGTSVPAGPSRKGKEKRKTVGDKPDDRDIKASRCTLGFLRAVRKAFDIPQEYELSMIPAGKRLNDAPPENTIMLTLEHLQSGIRFPISEQFKRLSNYFEVPLSQVHPNGVRHYSCFLELCRQTGVTDSMRLFCCMYLMSLKDQSHFAYLRFRGERKDMAGGLVSGITDSLRDFKEDYFQVSHPTAFQGMVTTWVAKCYKPDKWFHTPGPLERDDMYKLRDAAPAGEKAQADDLCPKLLFDYWKGTAAASAVNSLDPAKLIGKKRKRPAVRAATPTIPRAAPAAGSAVPRPSPAGETAAKPTSPEVPEGVQVTGLDAIPLRVQRPGETEFPPAAEPRRDIPFVDLGSAETVMGPDNPRMFLNGLLLRSGVLAPVL from the exons atgtcgggtgacccatcAGATCGCGAGGAAGGGGTGGGTTATGATGATGACAATGTGGATATGGACGAGCCGTCTGCTGAGTTTTATGTGGTTCGTCCTCGACCTGATGAATCTGCCGAGGTGGGAGAGGTGGGGACCTCGGTGCCTGCTGGCCCTTCCCGAAAAGGGAAAGAAAAGAGGAAAACTGTCGGTGATAAGCCTGATGATCGGGACATCAAAGCGTCGCGGTGCACCCTGGGTTTTTTGAGGGCCGTGCGGAAAGCGTTCGACATCCCGCAGGAGTACGAGCTGTCTATGATTCCCGCGGGGAAGAGATTAAATGACGCTCCTCCCGAGAACACGATTATGCTCACCCTGGAGCATCTCCAGTCTGGCATCCGGTTTCCTATATCCGAGCAGTTCAAGAGGCTGAGCAACTACTTCGAAGTGCCGTTATCCCAGGTTCATCCTAATGGAGTTCGGCACTACTCTTGTTTCTTGGAGCTGTGCCGACAGACTGGGGTGACCGACAGTATGCGACTTTTCTGCTGCATGTACCTGATGTCGCTGAAGGATCAGAGTCATTTCGCCTATCTGCGATTCCGGGGTGAGAGGAAAGACATGGCCGGAGGGCTGGTGTCGGGGATAACTGACTCCTTGAGGGACTTCAAGGAGGATTATTTTCAGGTGTCTCACCCTACTGCCTTCCAGGGGATGGTGACCACCTGGGTCGCTAAGTGTTATAAGCCCGACAAGTGGTTCCATACCCCTGGCCCTTTGGAGCGAGATGATATGTACAAGCTCCGGGATGCTGCTCCTGCTGGGGAGAAAGCACAGGCTGACGACCTGTGCCCTAAACTCCTGTTTGATTACTGGAAGGGCACAGCTGCGGCTAGCGCTG TGAACAGTCTGGACCCCGCCAAGTTGATtgggaagaaaagaaaaaggccCGCTGTCCGAGCTGCGACCCCCACAATCCCGCGGGCTGCACCTGCTGCGGGTTCGGCTGTCCCCCGGCCTTCCCCAGCGGGTGAAACTGCTGCTAAACCCACGTCTCCGGAGGTTCCGGAAGGCGTTCAAGTTACGGGGTTGGATGCAATTCCTCTCCGAGTTCAGAGGCCCGGCGAGACGGAGTTTCCCCCTGCCGCCGAACCAAGAAGGGACATTCCCTTTGTGGACCTGGGCTCGGCGGAGACCGTGATGGGACCCGACAACCCGAGGATGTTCCTCAACGGGCTGCTGCTGAGGTCGGGGGTCCTAGCGCCCGTGCTGTAG
- the LOC126672410 gene encoding uncharacterized protein LOC126672410, which translates to MPDLPDVSSDSSTTASCPQGITRARFAEWVGQHNPGVRVSIHELPIAGDIARVTTLPEDEAYYKTYKPENLLATVSALCIQAAQMSYRADRRASQNEDDLLLAKKLMLSEAAKARDAERRASEAEQRALEAGQKASDGASLVAQLEGKLKDSEDRRSEDLEMLGKLRGDISRLETEKAAEKEDFSKQLADVTRRNELASKGLRDSVEDLKKKLAEAERRAEKAEAQAAEGTVREENLYEDFRKMLYVGEVQVGEFVRGRFGADVDVSDFKLDVLELHRRAKELPEDYDMPADIEDYLADDQDQGPN; encoded by the exons ATGCCGGATCTGCCGGATGTTTCCTCGGATTCTAGCACGACCGCTTCTTGTCCTCAGGGGATAACTCGGGCGAGGTTTGCCGAGTGGGTTGGTCAGCACAACCCGGGCGTCCGGGTATCGATTCACGAGCTACCCATCGCTGGGGATATTGCTCGGGTGACTACGCTACCCGAGGACGAGGCCTACTATAAGACCTATAAACCAGAGAATTTGCTGGCAACGGTCTCTGCCCTCTGTATCCAG GCGGCTCAAATGTCTTACCGGGCTGACCGGCGTGCTAGTCAGAACGAGGACGACCTGCTCCTGGCCAAGAAGCTAATGTTATCTGAGGCGGCCAAAGCCCGAGATGCAGAGAGGAGGGCTAGCGAAGCCGAGCAAAGGGCCTTGGAGGCCGGACAAAAGGCCTCGGACGGGGCTTCGCTGGTGGCTCAGTTGGAGGGCAAACTGAAAGACTCCGAGGATCGACGGTCGGAAGACCTGGAGATGCTGGGAAAACTGAGGGGTGACATCAGTCGTCTAGAGACTGAGAAGGCTGCTGAGAAAGAAGATTTCTCCAAGCAGCTCGCTGATGTCACTCGCCGGAATGAGCTAGCCTCCAAGGGACTCCGAGATTCGGTGGAGGACCTGAAGAAGAAACTGGCTGAGGCCGAGAGGCGAGCCGAGAAAGCTGAGGCCCAAGCCGCGGAAGGCACGGTCCGAGAAGAGAACTTATATGAGGACTTCCGGAAGATGCTGTATGTTGGCGAGGTCCAAGTCGGCGAGTTCGTGAGAGGTCGGTTCGGAGCCGATGTCGACGTCTCAGATTTCAAGCTGGACGTGCTCGAGTTGCACCGCCGTGCCAAGGAGCTACCTGAAGATTACGACATGCCAGCAGATATCGAAGATTATCTTGCTGATGATCAAGACCAGGGGCCGAACTGA